A genomic region of Acidimicrobiales bacterium contains the following coding sequences:
- a CDS encoding pitrilysin family protein, translated as MPSHVLAPSFPIARHTLGNGLRVVVAPDRSSPVVAVAVHYDVGYRSEPEGRTGFAHLFEHLMFEGSESLPKLEHARLIQGNGGQFNGSTTPDFTNYFEVLPSGALDLALFLESDRMRSPVITEHTIANQIDVVKEEIRLNIMNRPYGGMQMIHLPEIAFTTFNNAHNGYGSFVDLESATVADAKDFWKRYYAPGNALLTIAGDVDPDDVFKLAEKYFGDAPKRAVPKARSFSEPVPQSERRRTHHDPMSPTPALVVGYRTPNPITQLDEYAAYFLLVQLLTESDSSRLHKRLVKTGLVSAMAGLIGPFDNWLEMRDPVLFNVIAIYPPGGDADVLLDVIESTVAEVRDNLSEDELVRAHTMATARYLRATDGVLSRALTIAPLEQQRGRAELINELPFALAKVTVDDVKAVAGRWFGADRRAVLDWQPGGER; from the coding sequence ATGCCGTCCCACGTCTTGGCTCCCTCGTTCCCGATCGCGCGCCACACCTTGGGCAACGGCCTGCGCGTCGTCGTCGCCCCCGACCGCAGTTCGCCGGTAGTGGCCGTCGCCGTGCATTACGACGTGGGGTACCGCTCCGAGCCCGAGGGCCGCACCGGCTTCGCTCATCTCTTCGAGCACCTGATGTTCGAAGGCTCCGAGAGCCTGCCGAAGTTAGAACACGCCCGTCTCATCCAGGGCAACGGCGGCCAGTTCAACGGCAGCACGACGCCGGACTTCACGAACTATTTCGAGGTCCTGCCCTCGGGCGCGCTGGACTTGGCGCTGTTCCTCGAGTCCGACCGGATGCGCAGCCCGGTGATCACCGAGCACACCATCGCCAACCAGATCGACGTGGTGAAAGAGGAAATCCGGCTCAACATCATGAACCGTCCCTACGGCGGCATGCAGATGATCCACCTGCCCGAAATCGCCTTCACCACGTTCAACAACGCCCACAACGGTTACGGCAGCTTCGTCGACCTCGAATCGGCGACCGTCGCCGACGCCAAGGACTTCTGGAAGCGCTACTACGCCCCGGGTAACGCGCTGCTGACGATTGCGGGCGACGTCGACCCCGACGACGTGTTCAAGCTGGCCGAGAAGTACTTCGGCGACGCGCCCAAGCGTGCGGTGCCGAAGGCGCGCAGCTTCTCCGAACCCGTGCCGCAGAGCGAACGGCGCCGCACGCACCACGACCCGATGTCGCCGACGCCGGCGCTCGTCGTGGGGTATCGCACGCCGAATCCGATCACGCAACTCGACGAGTACGCCGCCTACTTCCTGCTGGTGCAGCTGTTGACCGAAAGCGATTCGTCCCGGCTGCACAAGCGGTTGGTGAAGACGGGGCTCGTCAGCGCGATGGCCGGCTTGATCGGTCCCTTCGACAACTGGCTCGAGATGCGCGACCCGGTGTTGTTCAACGTGATCGCCATCTATCCACCCGGCGGCGACGCCGACGTGTTGCTCGACGTGATCGAGTCGACCGTCGCCGAAGTCCGCGACAACCTCAGCGAGGACGAACTCGTGCGAGCGCACACCATGGCCACGGCGCGCTACCTCCGGGCCACCGACGGTGTGCTCAGCCGTGCGCTCACGATCGCGCCGCTCGAACAACAACGCGGTCGCGCCGAACTCATCAACGAACTCCCGTTCGCGCTGGCGAAGGTCACCGTCGACGACGTGAAGGCGGTCGCCGGCAGATGGTTCGGCGCCGACCGGCGGGCCGTCCTCGATTGGCAGCCGGGAGGCGAACGATGA
- the holA gene encoding DNA polymerase III subunit delta: protein MIAPVYLVKGDDPILVAQAISATLEEVVGDDDASLIVEDLSAADDAPASAAESAGTPNFLAPRRVLVIREIGRFTQNAVAPLVEYLAAPMDGSVIVLGAGGGTTPAPLVKAVQKVGQVVDAATPRGKARTSWVLDRLHDAPVKIDAAAARLIEGHLGEDIARLDPLITILTAAYGPGAKVGPAEVEPYLGEAGSAAPWDLTDAIDKGDPAAAIEALRRLLGGSNRYPLGVMSSLHTHVARMARLDGAGVASEADAAALLGIAAYPARKALTQSRRLGSDALLRMLTLVSDADVDLRGRSAWAPELVLEVLVARLARAGRTSGRSSRRAG, encoded by the coding sequence ATGATCGCACCCGTCTATCTGGTCAAGGGCGACGATCCGATCCTCGTGGCGCAGGCCATCAGCGCCACGCTCGAAGAGGTCGTCGGCGACGACGACGCCTCCCTCATCGTCGAGGACCTGTCCGCGGCGGACGACGCGCCCGCGAGTGCCGCGGAGTCCGCTGGCACCCCGAACTTCCTGGCGCCGCGCCGCGTGCTCGTGATCCGAGAGATCGGCCGCTTCACCCAAAACGCGGTCGCGCCACTCGTCGAATACCTGGCGGCCCCTATGGACGGATCGGTCATCGTGCTCGGGGCCGGTGGCGGCACTACGCCGGCACCGCTCGTCAAAGCGGTGCAGAAGGTCGGGCAGGTCGTCGACGCCGCTACACCGCGGGGCAAGGCGCGCACTTCCTGGGTGCTCGACCGGTTGCACGACGCGCCGGTCAAGATCGACGCCGCGGCGGCGCGCCTGATCGAGGGGCATCTGGGCGAAGACATCGCGCGCCTCGACCCGCTCATCACGATCCTGACCGCCGCCTACGGACCCGGCGCCAAGGTCGGTCCAGCGGAAGTCGAGCCGTATCTGGGCGAAGCGGGCAGCGCCGCGCCCTGGGACCTCACCGATGCCATTGACAAGGGCGACCCGGCGGCCGCCATCGAGGCCCTTCGTCGCCTGCTCGGGGGTTCGAACCGGTACCCGCTCGGGGTCATGTCGTCGTTGCACACCCACGTCGCCCGCATGGCGCGTCTCGACGGCGCCGGCGTCGCCAGCGAAGCCGACGCGGCCGCCCTGCTCGGCATCGCCGCCTACCCAGCGCGCAAAGCGCTCACCCAGTCCCGGCGCCTCGGCAGCGATGCACTGCTGCGCATGCTCACGCTCGTGTCCGACGCCGACGTCGACCTGCGGGGGCGTTCGGCCTGGGCGCCGGAGCTCGTACTCGAGGTTCTCGTGGCCCGTCTGGCGCGGGCGGGCCGGACGTCGGGTCGCTCGTCCCGCCGCGCTGGGTAA
- the folP gene encoding dihydropteroate synthase has product MAVILRLGDRAVDVTHRSLVMGILNRTPDSFYDRGEFWNFDAFLRLADAHVAAGADILDVGGVKAGPGPEVTEQEELDRVLPAIDALVRRFDTPISVDTWRASVAKGAYELGAVIGNDISGFGDPEYLPVAAAAGATVIATHIRLKPRVADPEPEYADVVRDVGAFLVERAKRAVAAGVAADRIVLDAGLDLGKTWQQSLQLLRHSADLASLGYPLLLSASNKTFLGKLLDLEVGDRREASHAATALGIIGGCRIVRVHDVAGSRRICDFLAAVHAAGTAA; this is encoded by the coding sequence ATGGCCGTGATCCTCCGCCTCGGTGACCGGGCAGTCGACGTAACCCACCGCAGCCTCGTGATGGGCATCCTCAACCGGACACCCGACTCCTTCTACGACCGCGGCGAGTTCTGGAACTTCGACGCCTTTCTGCGCCTCGCCGACGCGCACGTCGCCGCCGGCGCCGACATCCTCGACGTTGGCGGCGTCAAGGCGGGTCCCGGGCCCGAGGTGACCGAGCAGGAGGAGCTCGACCGCGTGCTCCCCGCCATCGACGCACTCGTGCGGCGCTTCGACACGCCGATCTCGGTCGACACGTGGCGCGCGTCGGTAGCCAAGGGCGCCTACGAACTCGGAGCCGTCATCGGCAACGACATCAGTGGCTTCGGCGACCCCGAGTACCTGCCGGTCGCCGCCGCGGCCGGAGCCACCGTGATCGCCACCCACATCCGGCTCAAGCCGCGGGTTGCCGACCCCGAACCCGAGTACGCCGACGTCGTGCGTGACGTCGGTGCGTTCCTCGTCGAGCGCGCCAAGCGGGCTGTCGCCGCCGGTGTTGCCGCCGACCGGATCGTCCTCGACGCCGGGCTCGACCTGGGCAAGACGTGGCAGCAGTCGCTCCAGCTGCTGCGCCACTCGGCCGATCTCGCCAGCCTCGGCTATCCACTGCTGCTGTCGGCGTCGAACAAGACGTTTCTCGGCAAGCTGCTCGACCTCGAAGTCGGCGACCGGCGCGAGGCGTCCCACGCCGCGACCGCACTCGGCATCATCGGTGGGTGCCGCATCGTGCGCGTCCACGACGTGGCCGGTTCGCGCCGCATCTGTGACTTCCTCGCCGCCGTCCACGCGGCCGGCACCGCCGCATGA
- a CDS encoding ComEC/Rec2 family competence protein has translation MSDRQVVVLAIAVAAGAVTARSMPLLLVGVATLGAWAARRPWLLIAFTALLASALGARALDGLRPPPATALPATWATLLTDPATVTGGAVGVELRVGHRHVTAYARGAAASTLAPRLAGERVRVDGALAPLSPVQRARLLPRHIAAQLTINRVTGVRAANVVGRAANAFRRVVFRGAEALPEGLRPLFGGMVLGDDRGQSVELADAFRASGLTHLLVVSGENVAFALLVAAPLVRRGRLWWRFAATIAVLFAFGTLTRWEPSVLRAEAMAAVAAAGAFAGRPMAATRLLALSVTGCVLVDPLLVHSVGFRLSVAACTGLVVLTPPLRRRRVPLLLAASIGAQLGAAVVLVPTFGTVPLVSLPANVLAVPVAGPLMMWGMTAGTLAGLVTPLAPLLHAPTHLALAWEAAVAEHAAALPVAPVAGVASLVVGLAVLATMVDRRLVVVASAAVLTVVGLALRGPAPAAAATIAPDVSLWVVRGRAVVVIGARVPPSVLDDLRARRVHRIDVLIETRPGGAAAEAAEAVIHAFRPRVVLAPEHHQIAGAYTARLGAEVDVGDAAVRVVDAGPPLRVRVTPAQSPRVGSLRSLSHGRDPPPR, from the coding sequence GTGTCTGATCGGCAGGTCGTTGTCCTAGCGATCGCGGTCGCCGCCGGAGCTGTGACCGCACGGTCCATGCCGTTGCTGCTCGTAGGCGTTGCCACGCTCGGGGCGTGGGCGGCGCGCCGGCCGTGGCTGCTCATCGCGTTCACCGCGCTGCTCGCCAGCGCCCTTGGTGCCCGCGCCCTCGATGGTTTGCGGCCGCCGCCGGCGACAGCGCTGCCCGCCACGTGGGCCACGCTGCTGACCGATCCGGCAACGGTGACAGGCGGGGCCGTGGGCGTCGAGCTACGGGTCGGTCATCGTCACGTCACCGCGTACGCGCGCGGCGCGGCCGCCTCGACGCTCGCGCCGCGCCTGGCGGGCGAGCGCGTGCGCGTCGACGGCGCGCTGGCACCGCTGTCACCGGTGCAGCGCGCCCGACTCCTGCCGCGTCACATCGCCGCGCAACTGACCATCAATCGCGTGACGGGCGTGCGCGCCGCCAATGTCGTCGGCCGCGCCGCCAACGCCTTCCGCCGCGTCGTTTTCCGCGGCGCCGAGGCCCTGCCCGAGGGCTTGCGGCCGCTCTTCGGCGGCATGGTCCTCGGCGACGACCGCGGTCAGAGCGTCGAGCTGGCCGACGCCTTCCGCGCGTCGGGCCTTACCCACCTCCTCGTGGTTTCTGGCGAGAACGTCGCGTTCGCCCTCCTCGTCGCCGCGCCGCTCGTCCGTCGCGGCCGCTTGTGGTGGCGCTTCGCTGCGACCATCGCCGTGCTGTTCGCCTTCGGCACGCTGACGCGGTGGGAGCCGTCGGTGCTGCGGGCCGAGGCGATGGCGGCGGTCGCAGCAGCCGGCGCTTTTGCCGGCCGGCCAATGGCGGCGACGCGCCTGCTGGCGCTGTCGGTAACGGGCTGCGTCCTCGTCGACCCGCTGCTGGTGCACAGCGTCGGGTTCCGGCTGTCGGTGGCGGCGTGCACCGGGCTCGTCGTGCTCACGCCACCGCTGCGACGCCGCCGCGTTCCGCTGCTGCTAGCGGCGTCGATTGGCGCGCAGCTCGGTGCCGCGGTCGTGCTCGTGCCGACGTTCGGCACCGTGCCGCTGGTGTCGCTGCCGGCCAACGTGCTGGCGGTGCCCGTCGCTGGTCCGTTGATGATGTGGGGCATGACGGCGGGCACCCTCGCCGGCCTCGTCACGCCGCTCGCCCCGCTGCTGCACGCGCCCACCCACCTCGCGTTGGCGTGGGAAGCGGCGGTGGCCGAGCACGCCGCCGCCCTGCCCGTCGCCCCGGTGGCGGGCGTCGCGTCGCTCGTCGTCGGCCTGGCGGTGCTAGCGACGATGGTCGACCGGCGGCTTGTAGTCGTGGCCTCGGCCGCCGTGCTGACCGTGGTTGGTCTGGCGTTGCGGGGGCCGGCGCCGGCGGCCGCGGCAACGATCGCCCCCGACGTGAGCCTATGGGTCGTGCGCGGGCGCGCCGTGGTGGTCATCGGTGCCCGCGTGCCGCCGAGCGTGCTCGACGACCTGCGCGCCCGGCGCGTCCATCGCATCGACGTGCTGATCGAGACAAGGCCCGGTGGTGCGGCTGCGGAGGCCGCCGAAGCCGTCATTCATGCGTTTCGCCCGCGGGTCGTGCTGGCTCCCGAGCACCATCAGATCGCAGGTGCCTACACCGCGCGTCTCGGGGCGGAGGTCGACGTGGGCGACGCCGCGGTTCGGGTGGTCGACGCCGGCCCGCCGCTGCGCGTGCGCGTCACACCCGCCCAGTCTCCTCGGGTCGGCTCGCTACGCTCGCTTTCCCATGGCCGTGATCCTCCGCCTCGGTGA
- a CDS encoding helix-hairpin-helix domain-containing protein produces the protein MNELPRPLPPPSWRDRIGELQSIPVVAVVAVVVAALAVGGTLVFARGGVGATGAPKVELSLPRADAPSSTDASPTTTSGELHVHAAGAVAQPGVVTVPGGSRVTDVVAAAGGPAADADLDQINLAAPVTDGERIYVPHKGEVVAALANGGGAGGAAADAIVNLNDADETALETLPGVGPATARAILDYRTQHGKFRSVDDLLNVRGIGPSKLSQIKPHARV, from the coding sequence GTGAACGAACTTCCTCGGCCGTTGCCGCCGCCGTCGTGGCGCGACCGCATCGGCGAGTTGCAGAGCATCCCGGTGGTGGCGGTGGTCGCCGTCGTCGTTGCCGCGCTCGCAGTCGGTGGCACGCTGGTGTTCGCGCGCGGTGGTGTCGGTGCGACGGGCGCGCCGAAAGTCGAGCTGTCGCTGCCGCGAGCCGACGCCCCGTCGAGCACCGACGCGTCCCCCACCACCACATCGGGCGAACTGCATGTGCATGCGGCCGGCGCCGTCGCGCAGCCCGGTGTGGTCACCGTGCCGGGCGGGTCGCGCGTGACCGATGTGGTCGCCGCCGCGGGCGGGCCCGCCGCTGACGCCGACCTCGACCAGATCAACCTCGCCGCGCCCGTGACCGACGGCGAACGCATCTACGTCCCGCACAAGGGCGAGGTCGTCGCGGCGCTGGCGAACGGCGGAGGCGCCGGCGGCGCGGCGGCCGACGCCATCGTCAACCTGAACGACGCCGACGAGACCGCACTCGAGACCCTGCCCGGTGTCGGACCGGCAACGGCCAGGGCGATCCTCGACTACCGCACCCAGCACGGCAAGTTCCGCTCCGTCGACGACCTGCTCAACGTGCGCGGCATCGGTCCGTCGAAACTGAGCCAGATCAAGCCGCACGCCCGTGTCTGA
- a CDS encoding DinB family protein, with product MAQEADVGPVLRAVLGQLDIWWWGSVTHRMAGLTGDEFLWRPTPDAFCLRREADGLFYEWPPGSRGETTPPVTTIAWRLAHIAQGCFMARWHTYFGAGMLEDWTTEPFPSSATGALAYFEEWKTKWCDALRTAGEDKLWEPLTGIEGDIPYMQLGVGDPFIGIVLHVNREVMHHGAEICLLRDLYRAANDAGFPRTT from the coding sequence GTGGCGCAAGAAGCTGACGTCGGCCCTGTTCTAAGGGCGGTCCTCGGGCAGCTCGACATCTGGTGGTGGGGGTCGGTCACCCACCGGATGGCGGGCCTCACCGGCGACGAGTTCCTCTGGCGCCCGACGCCCGACGCTTTCTGCCTGCGGCGCGAGGCCGACGGCCTCTTCTACGAGTGGCCACCCGGCAGCCGCGGCGAGACGACGCCGCCCGTCACCACCATCGCGTGGCGACTCGCTCACATCGCCCAGGGTTGCTTCATGGCGCGCTGGCACACGTACTTCGGCGCCGGGATGCTGGAGGACTGGACGACCGAGCCGTTCCCGTCGTCCGCCACCGGAGCGCTCGCCTACTTCGAGGAGTGGAAGACGAAGTGGTGCGACGCGCTGCGCACCGCCGGCGAAGACAAGTTGTGGGAACCGCTCACCGGCATCGAGGGCGACATCCCCTACATGCAGCTGGGCGTCGGCGATCCCTTCATCGGCATCGTCCTCCACGTCAACCGCGAAGTGATGCACCACGGCGCCGAGATCTGCCTCTTGCGCGACCTCTACCGCGCCGCCAACGACGCCGGGTTTCCGCGAACGACCTAG
- a CDS encoding tetratricopeptide repeat protein: MIDATDDTFERDVLERSTEVPVIVDLWAEWCGPCKTLGPIIEKVVAETDGRVELVKVDVDANPRVSATFRVQSIPAVYALKDRRVVDNFIGAIPEAQVRAFVENLAPPPSEVDLLVERGDEASLRAALAMEPGHVDGVLSLANLLVDRGDNEEALALLARIPESAETRHVAARARAGSVVTSDNSDENDAKLEALLPRVKSDEDARQQFVDILELMGADDPRTAAWRKKLTSALF; this comes from the coding sequence GTGATTGACGCCACTGACGACACATTCGAACGCGACGTCCTCGAGCGTTCGACCGAGGTTCCGGTCATCGTCGACCTGTGGGCCGAATGGTGCGGACCGTGCAAAACGCTGGGTCCGATCATCGAGAAGGTCGTGGCCGAAACCGACGGGCGCGTCGAACTCGTGAAGGTCGACGTCGACGCCAACCCGCGGGTGAGCGCCACGTTCCGCGTCCAGTCGATCCCCGCGGTCTACGCGCTCAAGGATCGCCGCGTCGTGGACAACTTCATCGGCGCCATTCCCGAGGCGCAGGTGCGCGCCTTCGTGGAGAACCTGGCCCCGCCGCCGTCCGAAGTCGACCTGCTGGTGGAGAGAGGCGACGAAGCCTCCTTGCGCGCCGCGTTGGCGATGGAGCCCGGCCACGTCGACGGTGTCCTGTCGCTGGCGAACCTGCTCGTGGATCGCGGCGACAACGAAGAGGCGCTGGCGTTGCTGGCGCGCATCCCGGAGAGCGCCGAGACGCGCCACGTCGCTGCCCGCGCCCGCGCCGGTTCGGTGGTCACCAGCGACAACAGCGACGAGAACGACGCGAAGCTCGAGGCGTTGCTGCCGCGCGTGAAGAGCGACGAGGACGCCCGCCAGCAATTCGTCGACATCCTCGAGTTGATGGGTGCGGACGACCCGCGCACGGCCGCGTGGCGCAAGAAGCTGACGTCGGCCCTGTTCTAA